One Vidua chalybeata isolate OUT-0048 chromosome 13, bVidCha1 merged haplotype, whole genome shotgun sequence genomic window carries:
- the HACD3 gene encoding very-long-chain (3R)-3-hydroxyacyl-CoA dehydratase 3 has protein sequence MAGPSLRPHVHWAQRHRELFLRVDLSDVRNPDITITDNVLHFRAQGHGAKGDNIYEFEIEFLEPVEPKPVCRMTQRQLNITVQKKESNWWERLTKQEKRPLFLAPDFDRWLDESDAEMELKEKEEEKINKMKIESRVPKDPFKHLKKGYLIMYNLVQFLGFSWIFVNMTVRLFILGKDSFYDTFHTISDMMYFCQTLALMEIMNSLIGLVRSPLIPSVVQVFGRNFVLFVILGSLEEMQSKPVVFFIFYFWSITELFRYPYYMLSCIGIEWKPLTWLRYTVWIPLYPLGGLAEAVCIVQSIPIFSETGKFSLGLPNPLNVTIQFPFVLQIYLIALFLGVFVNFRHLYKQRKQHLGPKKRKMK, from the exons ATGGCGGGGCCCAGCCTGCGGCCGCACGTGCACTGGGCGCAGCGGCACCGCGAGCTCTTCCTGCGCGTGGACCTCAGCGACGTCCGG AACCCGGACATCACCATCACCGATAATGTCCTGCACTTCAGAG CCCAGGGTCACGGTGCCAAAGGAGACAACATATATGAATTTGAGATCGAATTCCTGGAGCCAGTCGAGCCTAAA cctgtgtgCAGGATGACCCAAAGGCAGCTGAACATCACTGTGCAGAAGAAGGAGAGTAACTGGTGGGAGAGGCTGACCAAGCAGGAGAAGCGCCCGCTCTTCCTGGCGCCCGATTTCGACCGCTGGCTGGATGAGTCGGATGCTGAAAtggagctgaaggagaag gaagaagaaaagattaacaaaatgaaaatagaatCCAGAGTCCCAAAAGACC CTTTCAAACACCTGAAGAAGGGCTACCTAATCATGTATAATCTTGTACAGTTTTTGGGATTCTCTTGGATTTTTGTGAACATGACAGTACGACTGTTCATCTTAGGAAAAG ATTCCTTCTATGACACATTTCACACTATTTCTGATATGATGTATTTCTGTCAGACCCTGGCATTAATGGAGATCATGAATTCACTAATAGGACTGGTCAGATCACCGCTGATCCCTTCTGTAGTGCAG gTGTTTGGAAgaaactttgttttgtttgttatcCTTGGAAGCTTGGAGGAAATGCAGAGCAAACCTGTGGTgttcttcatattttatttctggagtATCACTGAGCTGTTCAG GTATCCCTATTACATGCTTTCCTGCATTGGAATTGAATGGAAACCACTCACCTGGCTCCGTTACACTGTCTGGATCCCTCTCTACCCCTTAGGGGGCTTGGCAGAAG CTGTCTGTATTGTTCAATCCATTCCAATCTTCAGTGAAACCGGGAAATTTAGCCTGGGATTGCCAAATCCACTGAATGTCACAATCCAGTTTCCATTTGTGCTTCAAATATATCTTATAGCCTTGTTTTTAG ggGTATTTGTAAACTTCCGTCACCTCTACAAGCAAAGGAAACAGCACCTTGGAccaaagaagagaaagatgAAGTGA